The sequence below is a genomic window from Synechococcus sp. PCC 7335.
CTGATTTAATTGCAGGGTCATTAATTAAAAATCCAGGCGGCACTATTGCTACGACGGGTGGATATGTTGCAGGTAGAACCGATTTAGTAGAGGCAGCGGTCTGCCGGTTAACAGCGCCGGGTATTGGCACTAGTAGCGGGGCTACCTTAGGAGAAGCTCGACTGATGTATCAAGGGTTGTTCCTAGCACCACAGATGGTAGGAGAAGCGATGAAGGGAAACTACCTAATTGCAAAGACGTTTGCAGCGCTAGGCTACGAAGTGAGCCCGCCTGTATCAGCGCCTCAGCGCGAAGTGATTCAAGCCATTAAGTTGGGAACAGAGCAGAAGCTAGTGAGCTTTTGCCGAGCCATTCAAAAGCACTCCCCAATTGAGTCGTATGTCAGCCCCGTCCCGTCCGATATGCCAGGGTATGGCGATCGGCTAGTCATGGCAGGCGGATCTTTCATAGACGGCAGCACGTCTGAGCTGTCAGCAGACGGACCTTTACGAGAGCCCTATGTCGTCTACTGTCAGGGCGGTACGCATTGGACCCACGTGGCGATCGCAATAGAAGCAGCAGCAGCGGCCGTCGGACCAGCTTCAAATGAGCCGGCTTCAGACTAGCGAAGAGGGCTCACGCTCAAGAGTCTACCTTCGGATATCGCTCAGATATTAAGATATTGAACTCACAGATATCGATAGAAGGTTTACTACCGAAGGGTTGGCTCTCTATCAACTTTTCTAGCAAGTCGACCTACTAGCGGCTGGTCAGTAATAGCAGTAATACAGCCTAGAGATACAGCGCGAAGGTAGGCAATATCAGGCAATAAAATGTGTTTGGCTATCTACACGTACTAACACGTACTAGAAAAACACAAAGCTTATTCGCATCTATCGGGAATGAAGGGCACCACCGTTAGATCTAATAGTTTCGTCTGCTCTGAATTACAACCTTTACGTTGCTGTGTGCAGATAGCCAATCGATACTTCAGGAACTCCATCTATAGATATACACGGGTAGTTGACAGATGCGTGTGATCGATCTCACCTACACCGATTACGTACACCTTTCGTTACATCTGTAGGAATTCCGCTATGTGCACTTAAAGGGAGAAGGCTAAGTCTTTACCTCCACCTATGTACTGAAGCTTTTATGTATCTGGTGTATCTGGTGTATCTGGTTCTATCTAATCGCAAGATTTTTCCGCCGCTAGATGAGGTTGTGAGATATGCGTAACAACTAGCAAATTACTCCAGGCGGCCCTGATGCTGAATCACTTGGCTTGATAGTATGTAACGTCTATAGACTTATAAATCGCCCCTTTCAAACTTTACTGCTATCTCATCTATGATCACCGTTGCGCTACCGAAAGGCTCTCTGCTAAAGGAAAGTATTCAATTATTGAAAGCCGCAGGTTTGGATTTCGGTGGCTTTCTAGAAACAGGAACCCGGCAGCTTCAGCTAATGGATAGCAGCGGTCAAGCCAGAGGGCTGCTAGTCAGAGCTAAAGATGTACCAGTCTATGTAGAGTACGGGCAAGCGCAGATAGGCATCGTCGGCTACGACGTGCTCAGAGAACGGCAGCCTCGGGTCGCACAGATTGCGGACCTAGGGTTTGGTGGCTGTCATCTATCCGTTGCGGTTTCTACTGACAGCGGCTATCAATCAGCGGTGGATTTACCGCCTCACTGTAGGGTAGCTTCTACCTTTGTTAATAGCGCTCGTCAGTATTTTCAATCTTTGGACCTAGCAGTAGAGATTGTGCCACTCTCTGGCTCGGTTGAGCTAGGTCCGATTACAGGCATGTCAGAAGCAATTGTTGATTTGGTATCAACTGGGCGCACGCTCAAAGAGAACAACTTAACTGAGCTAGAGGTGCTCTATCACAGTACGGCTCGGCTGATTGCCCATCCTTTGAGCTACCGTTTAAACCGAGACGGTCTTAGTACTCTTATCGAGCGAGTAAGAGGAGCGGCTTTAGCTAGTGCGACTGCTTAAGTCCTCGCCTTTCCAATCGGCACTTTTACTCAGGCTTGTGCTCCATCCGACACTTCGTATCGCTTCAATTTAGTCAACCATACCAACTTTCCTTGAGAGTCTTTCATGACGTCTGCTTCTAAAAACGGGCCTAATCCGGATGCGCCTAGTCCGGATGCAAAGTACGGAAAAAAACGCAGCGTTAAGAACGACTGGCGGCTGTTTCTACGACTGTTGCCCTACATTACGCAAAATCGCTCTCAGCTGATATTGCCGCTGCTTTTGCTCGTGCCACTGTCGCTGGCCCAAGCGCTTCAGCCGGTGCTGATCGGCCAAGCTATTTCGCTCATCAAACAGGAGGACGCAGCTTGGGATATTTTTACGACGATGAGCCTACGAACAGGGCTCAATTGGATTATTGGTGGACTGTTAGTGGCGATCGCGATTCGACTCTCTCTAGACGGCTGGCAAAGCTACCAAATTCAAAAAGTTGGACAAAATATTACGGCTTCTATTCGCCGCGATCTGTTCGAGCATGTCACTAACTTATCAATGGGCTTCTTTGATCGGACGCCTGTAGGCCGTCTGATTACGCGGCTCACCAGCGATGTGAATGCGCTAGGCGATGTTTTCTCAACCGGCGCCATTGGCATTATTAGTGATCTGTTTTTGATCTTGGTATTGATGGGTACGATGTTGCAGCAGGAATGGCGGCTAGGCCTAATGCTGATCATCATGCTGCTGCCGATCACCACGCTGATTATTTATTTTCAGCAGCAATATCGCACGGCGAACTATATTGCCAGGGAAGAGCTCTCGGCGCTTAATTCTAATCTACAAGAGAATATCAGCGGTATCGACGTGGTGCAGCTGTTTCGGCGCGAGCGATTTAACAGCGAGCTATTTCGCACCATTAACCAGCGCTATGTCAACGCGATCGACAAGACAATCTTTTACGATTCGGCGGTGTCTGCAACCTTAGAGTGGATAGCCTTAGCTGCGATCGCCGGTGTCCTTGCCCTAGGGGGTTATCTTGTCACTGGTAACATTATCGAGATTGGCACCCTTACCGCCTTCATCCTGTTTGCCCAAAAGCTATTCGACCCGCTGCGTCAGTTTGCCGATAAGTTTACCGCTATCCAAGCGGGCCTGACTGC
It includes:
- the hisG gene encoding ATP phosphoribosyltransferase, with the translated sequence MITVALPKGSLLKESIQLLKAAGLDFGGFLETGTRQLQLMDSSGQARGLLVRAKDVPVYVEYGQAQIGIVGYDVLRERQPRVAQIADLGFGGCHLSVAVSTDSGYQSAVDLPPHCRVASTFVNSARQYFQSLDLAVEIVPLSGSVELGPITGMSEAIVDLVSTGRTLKENNLTELEVLYHSTARLIAHPLSYRLNRDGLSTLIERVRGAALASATA
- a CDS encoding ABC transporter ATP-binding protein — protein: MTSASKNGPNPDAPSPDAKYGKKRSVKNDWRLFLRLLPYITQNRSQLILPLLLLVPLSLAQALQPVLIGQAISLIKQEDAAWDIFTTMSLRTGLNWIIGGLLVAIAIRLSLDGWQSYQIQKVGQNITASIRRDLFEHVTNLSMGFFDRTPVGRLITRLTSDVNALGDVFSTGAIGIISDLFLILVLMGTMLQQEWRLGLMLIIMLLPITTLIIYFQQQYRTANYIAREELSALNSNLQENISGIDVVQLFRRERFNSELFRTINQRYVNAIDKTIFYDSAVSATLEWIALAAIAGVLALGGYLVTGNIIEIGTLTAFILFAQKLFDPLRQFADKFTAIQAGLTAVERLNDLMSEPIAIRDAKNPVALPAQTLKDSDVVIPGEIRFKNVSFGYKADDYVLKNLDFTIRPGEKVALVGPTGAGKSSIIRLLCRLYEVSDGQILLDGVDIREIAQQDLRDRMAIILQDGFLFSGDVTRNITLGEDYRFEQVQHAAEQTNVASFIEALPQGYGTTLRERGTNLSGGQKQLLAFARAAIRNPGILVLDEATANLDVGTEATIQSALDKLLEDRTAIIIAHRLSTIRNVDRILVLKQGHLIEQGSHDELLNQDGLYASLYKLQMLGQ